A section of the bacterium genome encodes:
- the gltX gene encoding glutamate--tRNA ligase — protein MNSSVRVRFAPSPTGHLHIGNARAAILNWLYARHTGGTFILRIEDTDAERSTTESENSIYEDLRWLGLDWDEGPETGGAFGPYRQSERLVLYQEYAVQLVAAQKAYYCFCREEDLEAEREAMKNEGGQYRYSGKCRSLTPAQQQELRDRGIAPALRFHVPARPFSFVDLARGELQFPENAFGDFVIVRSGGLPTYNFACVIDDHLMQISHVIRGDDHVINTPKQVALYEAFGWSLPQFCHIPMILGEDRSRLSKRHGATSLDQFANKGYLPAAMINFLSLLSWSSPSGEEILAIEQLVQEFDFTRLNKSPAVFDTVKLNWMNGVYLRKLSPEQLLQASMPFLQKAGFKLPETGVLQRMLALIQESLEYLEQVVEKLEFFFVERVRITEGPAIALAQTEASEKVFWSFLRQLELQETLTADSFRKMMKVVNKETGVMGKDLWMPIRVALTGNLHGPDLATIVEILGKQEVRKRILQLVE, from the coding sequence ATGAATTCCTCCGTTCGTGTCAGATTCGCCCCCAGCCCCACGGGGCATTTGCATATCGGCAACGCCCGCGCCGCGATCTTGAACTGGCTCTATGCCCGGCACACCGGCGGAACCTTCATCCTGCGCATCGAAGACACCGATGCCGAACGCTCCACCACCGAGTCTGAAAATTCCATCTATGAAGACCTGCGTTGGCTCGGCCTGGACTGGGACGAAGGTCCAGAAACCGGCGGCGCGTTCGGACCCTACCGGCAGTCGGAGCGGTTGGTGCTTTATCAAGAGTATGCCGTGCAACTCGTCGCCGCGCAAAAAGCTTACTACTGCTTTTGCCGCGAGGAAGATCTCGAAGCCGAGCGCGAGGCCATGAAGAACGAAGGCGGCCAATATCGCTACAGCGGCAAATGCCGTTCGCTCACGCCGGCGCAGCAGCAGGAATTGCGCGACCGCGGCATTGCCCCGGCCCTCCGGTTTCACGTGCCGGCGCGGCCGTTTTCGTTCGTGGATTTGGCGCGCGGCGAGCTGCAATTCCCCGAAAATGCCTTCGGCGATTTTGTGATCGTGCGCTCCGGCGGTTTGCCGACCTACAACTTCGCGTGCGTGATCGATGATCATCTCATGCAAATCTCACACGTGATTCGCGGGGATGATCACGTCATCAACACACCCAAGCAGGTGGCACTCTACGAAGCTTTCGGCTGGAGCCTGCCGCAATTCTGCCACATCCCCATGATTCTCGGCGAGGATCGCAGCCGCCTTTCCAAGCGGCACGGCGCGACTTCGCTCGATCAATTCGCCAACAAAGGCTATTTGCCCGCGGCGATGATCAATTTCCTCAGCCTGCTGAGCTGGTCTTCGCCCTCCGGCGAGGAAATACTTGCGATCGAACAGTTGGTGCAGGAATTCGATTTCACCCGCCTCAACAAATCGCCGGCAGTGTTCGACACCGTCAAGTTGAACTGGATGAACGGCGTTTATCTGCGCAAACTCAGCCCCGAGCAGTTACTGCAGGCCAGTATGCCGTTTCTGCAAAAGGCGGGCTTCAAACTGCCCGAGACCGGCGTGCTGCAACGCATGCTGGCGTTGATTCAGGAGAGCCTGGAATATCTCGAACAGGTGGTGGAGAAGCTGGAGTTCTTTTTTGTCGAGCGCGTGCGCATCACCGAAGGCCCGGCCATCGCGCTGGCGCAAACCGAAGCGTCCGAGAAAGTGTTCTGGTCTTTTCTGCGGCAGCTCGAGTTGCAGGAAACCCTGACCGCGGACAGCTTTCGCAAGATGATGAAAGTCGTCAACAAGGAAACCGGGGTGATGGGCAAGGACTTGTGGATGCCGATCCGCGTGGCGCTCACCGGCAATCTCCACGGCCCGGATTTGGCGACCATCGTCGAGATTCTGGGAAAGCAAGAGGTGCGCAAACGCATCCTGCAGTTGGTGGAGTAA
- the groL gene encoding chaperonin GroEL (60 kDa chaperone family; promotes refolding of misfolded polypeptides especially under stressful conditions; forms two stacked rings of heptamers to form a barrel-shaped 14mer; ends can be capped by GroES; misfolded proteins enter the barrel where they are refolded when GroES binds), with amino-acid sequence MAKIITYSMDARAALKRGVDALANAVKVTLGPKGRNVVIDKKFGSPTVTKDGVTVAKEIELEDPVENMGAQMVKEVASKTSDNAGDGTTTATVLAQAIFAEGLKNVTAGASPMHLKRGIEQAVKTVIDEVKKISRPVSGKTEIAQVGSISANNDKSIGNDIAEAMEKVGKDGVITVEEAKSTESMLEVVEGMQFDRGYISPYFVTDPENMEAVLEDAMILIHDKKISAMKDLLPILEKTAQMGRPLLIIAEEVEGEALATLVVNKLRGTLKVAAVKAPGFGDRRKAMLEDIAVLTGGRVISEEAGFKLENTTLSDLGRAKKITIDKDNTTVVEGAGKTEDIKGRINQIKKQIEVTTSDYDKEKLQERLAKLAGGVAVLRVGAATEVEMKEKKARVEDALHATRAAVEEGIVPGGGVALVRAIPALDKLKLDNEDEQTGVNIVKRAIEEPIRQIAENAGWEGSIVVQRVKESKDVNFGFDADNEQFTDLFKAGVIDPTKVVRTALENAASVAGLLLMTEATVVEKPEKEKAPPMPPGGMGGGMY; translated from the coding sequence ATGGCAAAGATCATCACATACAGCATGGATGCGCGCGCTGCGCTCAAGCGCGGTGTGGACGCGCTCGCCAATGCGGTGAAGGTCACGCTGGGCCCCAAGGGCCGCAACGTCGTCATCGACAAGAAATTCGGCTCGCCGACGGTGACCAAAGACGGCGTCACCGTGGCCAAGGAAATCGAGCTGGAAGACCCGGTAGAGAACATGGGCGCCCAGATGGTGAAGGAAGTCGCCTCCAAGACCAGCGACAATGCCGGTGACGGCACCACCACCGCCACGGTGTTGGCCCAGGCGATTTTCGCGGAAGGCTTGAAGAACGTCACCGCCGGCGCCAGCCCGATGCACCTGAAGCGCGGCATCGAGCAGGCAGTGAAGACGGTGATCGATGAGGTGAAGAAGATCAGCCGGCCGGTGTCGGGCAAAACCGAGATCGCGCAAGTCGGCTCGATTTCCGCGAACAACGACAAGTCCATCGGCAATGACATCGCCGAAGCGATGGAGAAAGTCGGCAAAGACGGCGTGATCACGGTGGAAGAAGCGAAATCCACCGAAAGCATGCTGGAAGTGGTCGAGGGTATGCAGTTTGACCGCGGTTACATTTCGCCCTACTTCGTGACCGATCCCGAGAACATGGAGGCGGTGCTCGAAGATGCGATGATTTTGATCCACGACAAGAAGATCAGCGCGATGAAGGACCTGCTGCCGATCCTGGAAAAGACGGCGCAAATGGGCCGGCCGCTGTTGATCATCGCGGAAGAGGTGGAAGGTGAGGCGCTGGCGACGTTGGTGGTGAACAAGCTGCGCGGCACGCTCAAAGTCGCGGCGGTGAAGGCCCCGGGCTTCGGTGATCGCCGCAAGGCCATGCTGGAAGACATCGCGGTGTTGACCGGCGGCCGGGTAATTTCGGAGGAAGCCGGCTTCAAGCTGGAGAATACCACGCTTTCCGATCTCGGCCGCGCCAAGAAGATCACCATCGACAAAGACAACACCACGGTCGTGGAAGGCGCCGGCAAGACCGAAGACATCAAGGGCCGGATCAACCAGATCAAGAAGCAGATCGAAGTCACCACTTCCGACTACGACAAAGAAAAGCTGCAAGAGCGCCTGGCCAAACTCGCCGGCGGCGTCGCGGTCTTGCGCGTCGGTGCGGCCACCGAAGTCGAGATGAAAGAGAAGAAGGCGCGCGTGGAAGATGCGTTGCATGCCACCCGCGCGGCAGTGGAGGAAGGCATCGTGCCGGGCGGCGGTGTGGCCCTGGTGCGGGCGATTCCCGCGCTCGACAAGCTCAAGCTGGACAATGAAGACGAGCAAACCGGCGTCAACATCGTCAAGCGCGCTATCGAAGAGCCGATCCGCCAGATCGCCGAAAACGCCGGCTGGGAAGGCTCGATCGTGGTGCAGCGCGTGAAGGAAAGCAAGGACGTGAATTTCGGCTTCGACGCCGACAACGAGCAGTTCACCGATTTGTTCAAGGCCGGTGTGATCGACCCCACCAAAGTGGTGCGTACGGCCCTGGAAAATGCGGCCTCGGTGGCGGGCCTGCTGCTCATGACCGAAGCCACGGTCGTCGAGAAGCCCGAAAAGGAGAAAGCCCCGCCGATGCCTCCGGGCGGCATGGGTGGCGGCATGTATTGA
- a CDS encoding BtpA/SgcQ family protein: MNDNTLQSLFPQVPVLLGMVHLPGLPGSPHAVAFDEVITAALHDAKILQDCGFSGLMIENLGDFPYFPDHVPAETVAAMAIVADRVKASCGLPVGVNVLRNDALSALAIAAAARLQFIRVNVLAGTVVTDQGLLTGKAHLLLRERKRLGAEQIQIFADIRVKHAAPLVARDLAQEVEEFYERAGCEALIVSGSGSGKEVDFEFLRAVKQAAGPRPVLIGSGLQAGNAAELLRHAEGAIVGSSIKLGGQIHQRIDPQRAAALVQACRGRQAEAS; encoded by the coding sequence GTGAACGACAACACTCTGCAATCTCTCTTTCCTCAGGTGCCAGTTCTGCTCGGCATGGTGCATCTTCCCGGCCTGCCGGGCAGCCCGCATGCCGTTGCTTTCGACGAGGTGATCACCGCCGCACTGCACGATGCGAAAATCCTGCAAGACTGCGGCTTCTCCGGCCTCATGATCGAAAACCTCGGCGATTTCCCCTATTTCCCCGATCACGTTCCGGCCGAAACTGTGGCAGCAATGGCGATTGTCGCCGATCGCGTCAAAGCGAGTTGCGGCTTGCCGGTGGGCGTGAACGTTTTGCGCAACGATGCGCTCTCAGCGTTGGCGATTGCGGCGGCGGCGCGGCTGCAATTCATTCGCGTGAACGTGCTGGCCGGCACCGTGGTGACCGATCAGGGCTTGCTCACCGGCAAAGCGCATCTGTTGTTGCGTGAACGTAAGCGCCTGGGCGCGGAGCAGATTCAAATCTTTGCGGATATTCGCGTGAAGCATGCGGCGCCGCTGGTCGCGCGCGATTTGGCGCAGGAGGTGGAGGAATTCTATGAACGCGCCGGCTGCGAGGCACTGATCGTTTCCGGCAGCGGCAGCGGCAAGGAAGTGGACTTCGAATTTCTGCGGGCGGTCAAACAGGCGGCCGGGCCGCGGCCGGTTTTGATTGGCAGCGGTTTGCAGGCCGGCAACGCAGCCGAGCTGCTGCGCCATGCCGAGGGTGCCATCGTGGGCAGCTCGATCAAACTGGGCGGGCAGATTCACCAGCGCATAGATCCGCAACGGGCGGCGGCGTTGGTGCAGGCCTGCCGTGGCCGGCAGGCAGAGGCCAGTTGA
- the groES gene encoding co-chaperone GroES: MTIKPLADRVVIKPLDQEEKKVGGIIIPDTAKEKPMQGEVVAVGPGKISDSGQKMAMEVKKGDKVLYGKYSGTEVSVDGKDYLIMRESDILAVL; this comes from the coding sequence ATGACAATCAAACCGTTGGCTGATCGCGTCGTGATCAAGCCACTTGACCAGGAAGAGAAGAAGGTTGGTGGGATTATCATCCCCGACACCGCGAAAGAGAAGCCGATGCAGGGTGAGGTGGTGGCAGTTGGGCCGGGCAAAATCTCGGACTCGGGCCAAAAGATGGCCATGGAAGTGAAGAAGGGCGACAAAGTGCTGTACGGCAAATACTCCGGCACGGAAGTATCGGTCGATGGCAAAGATTATCTGATCATGCGCGAAAGCGATATTCTGGCCGTGTTGTGA
- a CDS encoding SpoIIE family protein phosphatase, which produces MNLSFFAQLIYLVCGAVLFLLGFLIFREDSTRRLNRITAIMLFLAGLGPILGAFGLLLQQAGSPAEVDFTFLNRLYNLWEFFFPQLVLFSLVFPVEHHVLKAHPRLPVLLFVPHAFHLLLSFALPDPSRLPALRQLLGLTQNWPALLQPLKILLQAMLSLLELAAAHHETHFAALNILYVLAAVAFMQHSYQRLKNPRVRAQTRWVMWGILASLALYATAFLLPKIFPFQVERELTYVLTIACLLIGAGTLAWAIIRYQFLDVRFIIRRSFVYSATSGLLVGAYLLIYNKAKSAVNSVLGLNLPLVEVIFLLIAVIAFQPLLSLIESLVERWFLSAAPDYQNFLQRLSREMLSVMNLKQLQEKVTHSLRQALGAESVYLFLEDEQQAAFTTVVAANGRPDETRSDVIHTEVRFRRDGQFVPLLARMESPVYSEDVQPQVTDAREREALGRLRPKLLLPLSRHGELVGILSVGAKQSQQPFSYEDMTLLTLLSNQATIAIENARLYQEKLAKQRIDEELNVAREIQRMLLPRQLPDSPHFDISAINLPSLEVGGDLYDFVELPAGAMGVAIGDVAGKGVPGAILMSNLLAVFRATAGRSFHPGEVVENLNAQITRATTPEKYATFCYAVLSPAENRLAYTNAGHNYPVLVRRDGLLVEFCLSDLIVGVCEDADYHEHIIGLEAGDAIVFYTDGVSEAVNQNLQEFGKDRLFEVIKAGRHDSAEGLRNRIYEAVLQFTGDMPQADDLTLVVVRMK; this is translated from the coding sequence ATGAATCTCTCCTTTTTCGCCCAGCTCATCTATCTGGTGTGCGGCGCGGTCTTGTTCCTGCTGGGATTTCTCATCTTTCGCGAAGACAGCACGCGGCGGCTCAATCGCATCACCGCCATCATGCTGTTTCTTGCCGGCCTAGGGCCGATCCTGGGCGCTTTCGGCTTGCTGCTGCAGCAAGCCGGCTCGCCGGCCGAGGTTGATTTCACCTTTCTCAATCGCCTGTACAATCTGTGGGAGTTCTTCTTTCCCCAGCTCGTGCTGTTCAGCCTGGTGTTTCCGGTCGAGCATCACGTGCTCAAGGCGCATCCGCGGCTGCCGGTGCTGTTGTTCGTGCCACATGCGTTTCATTTGCTGCTTTCGTTTGCGCTGCCCGATCCCTCCCGATTGCCGGCCCTGCGCCAACTGCTGGGCTTGACCCAGAACTGGCCGGCGCTGCTGCAGCCGCTCAAAATTCTGCTGCAGGCCATGCTCAGCCTGCTGGAGTTGGCGGCGGCGCATCACGAAACGCATTTCGCCGCGCTCAACATTCTCTACGTACTGGCCGCGGTCGCCTTCATGCAGCACAGCTACCAGCGCCTGAAAAACCCGCGCGTGCGCGCGCAGACCCGCTGGGTGATGTGGGGCATCCTGGCCAGCCTGGCGCTCTATGCCACCGCGTTTTTGCTGCCCAAGATCTTTCCGTTTCAGGTGGAGCGCGAGCTGACTTATGTGCTGACGATCGCCTGCCTGCTCATCGGAGCCGGCACGCTGGCCTGGGCCATTATTCGCTATCAATTTCTCGACGTCCGCTTCATCATCCGCCGCAGCTTCGTCTATTCCGCCACCTCCGGCTTGCTGGTCGGCGCCTATTTGCTGATCTACAATAAAGCCAAGAGCGCGGTGAATTCGGTGCTGGGGCTGAACCTGCCGCTCGTCGAAGTCATTTTCTTGTTGATTGCGGTCATCGCGTTTCAACCGCTGCTCAGTTTGATCGAGAGTTTGGTGGAGCGCTGGTTTCTCAGCGCCGCGCCCGATTATCAGAATTTCCTGCAACGCCTCAGCCGCGAGATGCTGAGCGTGATGAACCTCAAACAATTGCAGGAGAAGGTCACGCACTCGCTGCGCCAGGCGCTGGGCGCGGAAAGCGTGTATCTTTTTTTGGAAGACGAACAGCAGGCCGCCTTCACCACCGTGGTTGCCGCCAACGGCCGGCCCGACGAAACCCGCAGCGATGTCATTCACACCGAGGTGCGCTTCCGCCGCGACGGCCAGTTCGTGCCGCTGCTGGCGCGCATGGAATCGCCGGTCTATTCCGAAGACGTGCAGCCGCAGGTGACCGACGCGCGCGAGCGGGAGGCACTCGGCCGGCTGCGGCCCAAGCTGCTGCTGCCGCTCTCGCGTCACGGCGAGCTGGTCGGCATTCTCTCGGTCGGCGCGAAGCAGTCGCAGCAGCCGTTTTCGTATGAAGACATGACGCTGCTCACCCTGCTCTCCAACCAGGCCACCATCGCCATCGAGAACGCCCGGCTGTATCAGGAGAAACTGGCGAAGCAGCGCATCGATGAAGAACTGAACGTGGCGCGCGAGATTCAGCGCATGCTGCTGCCGCGCCAGTTGCCGGATTCCCCGCACTTCGACATTTCCGCGATCAACCTGCCCTCGCTCGAAGTCGGCGGCGATTTGTATGATTTCGTCGAGCTGCCCGCCGGCGCCATGGGCGTGGCGATCGGGGACGTGGCGGGCAAGGGCGTGCCCGGCGCGATTCTGATGTCGAACCTGCTGGCGGTGTTTCGCGCCACGGCCGGCCGCAGCTTTCATCCCGGGGAAGTGGTGGAGAATCTGAATGCCCAGATCACGCGCGCCACCACGCCCGAGAAATATGCCACCTTTTGCTATGCCGTGCTTTCGCCGGCGGAGAATCGTCTGGCCTACACCAATGCCGGGCACAACTATCCCGTGCTGGTGCGGCGCGACGGCCTGTTGGTGGAATTCTGCCTGTCGGACTTGATCGTCGGCGTGTGCGAAGATGCCGACTATCACGAGCACATTATTGGGCTCGAGGCGGGCGACGCCATCGTGTTCTACACCGATGGTGTCAGCGAAGCGGTGAATCAAAACCTGCAGGAGTTCGGCAAGGATCGCCTGTTTGAAGTGATCAAGGCCGGCCGCCATGACTCCGCCGAGGGCTTGCGCAATCGTATCTACGAGGCGGTGCTGCAATTCACCGGCGACATGCCGCAGGCTGATGATTTGACCTTGGTGGTGGTGCGGATGAAATGA
- a CDS encoding ATP-binding protein: MAHGKNTTYNLVATSDQPDLIHEIERLAEKASRLAGFTEEERDSLAIAVTEIGNNAINHGNKRDPRKKVFVDITASAGEVRVVIRDEGPGFNPDHLSNPLDPENLLRESGRGVFIVRSLMDEVHFDFTRGGTETTMIKRKKQ, translated from the coding sequence ATGGCGCACGGAAAGAACACCACCTACAACCTGGTGGCCACGAGTGATCAACCGGATTTGATTCATGAGATCGAGCGGCTTGCCGAAAAGGCCTCGCGGCTCGCCGGCTTTACCGAGGAGGAGCGTGACAGCCTGGCGATTGCAGTGACTGAAATCGGCAACAACGCCATCAATCATGGCAACAAGCGCGATCCCCGGAAGAAGGTGTTCGTGGACATCACTGCCAGCGCCGGCGAGGTGCGGGTGGTGATTCGTGATGAAGGCCCGGGCTTCAATCCCGATCACTTGAGCAACCCGCTCGATCCCGAAAACCTGCTGCGCGAAAGCGGCCGCGGCGTGTTCATCGTGCGCTCGCTGATGGACGAAGTCCATTTCGATTTCACCCGCGGCGGCACGGAAACCACCATGATCAAACGCAAAAAGCAATGA
- a CDS encoding DNA photolyase — translation MKSTTTTRFDYTAKFANFAGKTLFEQLPPRQQEFLQRLAFEQRFTFQEFRQVVEACRDLSMWGEGDFATWWQKRAAESSGRNGQLKKHLLPALQAELAALRQAPKTYPLIPLTRPKQREKSLITVKDSDKTIFGMCPVASEKTVCCNLHTIDAVENCIFGCSYCSIQTFYSDEIVFDERFAEKLAALELEPGRFYHIGTGQSSDSLAWGNRHGILDALCRFAADHPSILLELKTKSDNIRYFLETEAPTNLVISWSLNTPTIIANEEHFTASLEKRLAAARQVAERGMGVAFHFHPMVYYDQWQQDYPAIAAELLQRFDPAEVRFISFGSVTLIKPVLQKMRVLGHATKISQMEMVPDPHGKLTYPDELKVAMFQRMYQVFAPWHDQVFFYLCMEKAGIWEQSFGYVYPDNETFEAEFGRRTMRL, via the coding sequence ATGAAGTCCACAACCACAACGCGTTTTGACTACACCGCCAAATTTGCCAACTTCGCCGGCAAAACGCTTTTTGAACAATTGCCACCGCGCCAGCAGGAGTTCCTGCAAAGGCTCGCGTTCGAGCAGCGCTTCACGTTCCAGGAATTCCGCCAGGTGGTGGAGGCCTGCCGTGACTTGAGCATGTGGGGCGAAGGCGATTTCGCAACCTGGTGGCAGAAGCGGGCTGCTGAATCCAGCGGCCGCAACGGTCAGCTCAAAAAACACTTGCTGCCGGCGCTTCAGGCCGAGCTGGCGGCGCTGCGGCAGGCGCCCAAAACTTATCCGCTCATTCCGCTGACGCGGCCCAAGCAGCGCGAGAAAAGCCTGATCACGGTGAAGGATTCCGACAAAACCATTTTCGGCATGTGTCCGGTGGCCTCGGAGAAAACCGTGTGCTGCAACCTGCACACGATCGACGCCGTGGAAAACTGCATCTTTGGTTGTTCCTATTGTTCGATTCAGACTTTCTACAGCGACGAAATCGTGTTCGACGAGCGCTTTGCGGAAAAGCTCGCCGCGCTGGAGCTGGAGCCGGGCCGCTTTTATCACATCGGCACCGGCCAGTCTTCGGATTCACTGGCCTGGGGCAATCGCCACGGCATTCTCGATGCCCTGTGCCGCTTCGCCGCGGATCATCCCAGCATTCTGCTGGAGCTCAAAACCAAGTCCGACAACATTCGCTATTTTCTCGAAACGGAAGCTCCCACCAACCTCGTGATCAGTTGGTCGCTGAACACGCCGACCATCATTGCCAACGAGGAACATTTCACGGCGAGTTTGGAAAAACGGCTGGCAGCGGCGCGGCAGGTGGCGGAGCGCGGCATGGGCGTGGCGTTTCATTTTCACCCGATGGTGTATTACGACCAATGGCAGCAAGATTACCCCGCGATTGCGGCGGAGCTGCTGCAGCGTTTTGACCCGGCAGAAGTCCGCTTCATCTCCTTCGGCTCGGTGACGCTGATCAAGCCAGTGCTGCAGAAAATGCGCGTGCTGGGCCATGCCACCAAAATTTCGCAAATGGAAATGGTGCCGGACCCGCACGGCAAGCTGACTTATCCGGATGAACTCAAAGTGGCGATGTTCCAGCGGATGTATCAGGTGTTTGCGCCCTGGCATGATCAGGTGTTTTTTTATCTGTGTATGGAAAAGGCGGGGATTTGGGAGCAGAGCTTTGGTTATGTTTATCCGGATAACGAAACGTTTGAGGCGGAGTTTGGCCGAAGGACGATGCGTTTGTAG
- the tkt gene encoding transketolase has translation MENPAPLDLLCINTIRTLAIDAIQKANSGHPGLPMGAAAMAYVLWDRFLKHNPANPQWPDRDRFVLSAGHGSMLLYSLLHLTGYDLPLAELQNFRQLGSKTPGHPEHGLTPGVETTTGPLGQGFGNGVGMALAEAQLAAVFNRPGFEIVNHFTYAIVSDGDLMEGVAAEAASLAGHLRLGKLIYLYDDNRISIEGSTDLAFTEDRALRFAAYGWHVQTLKDGNDLPAIEKALTEARAHTDQPSLIVVRTHIGYGSPNKQDTAAVHGEPLGKEEVVLTKRAYGWPENEPFYLPEAAVQHFRAALARGREAENAWQQKFAEYEKAFPELAARFQRVLAGELPAGWDQDFPVFPVDAKGMATRVASGKVLNTLASRLPELIGGSADLAPSTKTLISQEKDFGPAHRLGRNLRFGVREHAMGSVCNGIALHGGLRPYASTFLVFSDYMRPAIRLAALTELPVIYVFTHDSIGLGEDGPTHQPVEHFAALRAIPKLIFLRPGDANETAEAWRFAIQHREGPVALALTRQDVPTLDRSRCSAAAGLQRGAYILWESKIGTPQLILIASGSEVWPTWQAAQQLNERGLAVRVVSMPSWELFEAQPQTYRDEVLPPAVPARLAVESGIALGWHKYVGPHGATVTIDHRFGASAPVAEVMQAYGFTAENIAARALALLG, from the coding sequence ATGGAGAATCCCGCCCCCCTCGATTTGCTCTGCATCAATACCATCCGCACCCTCGCCATTGACGCCATTCAAAAGGCCAACAGCGGCCATCCCGGCCTGCCCATGGGCGCCGCCGCCATGGCTTATGTGCTGTGGGATCGCTTCCTCAAGCACAACCCGGCGAATCCCCAGTGGCCCGATCGCGACCGCTTCGTGTTGTCGGCGGGGCACGGCTCGATGCTGCTCTACAGCCTGCTTCATCTCACCGGCTATGACCTGCCGCTCGCCGAGCTGCAAAATTTCCGGCAGCTCGGCAGCAAAACGCCCGGCCATCCCGAACACGGCCTCACGCCCGGCGTCGAAACCACCACCGGCCCGCTGGGCCAGGGCTTTGGCAACGGTGTGGGCATGGCTCTGGCGGAAGCCCAACTCGCTGCGGTGTTCAATCGCCCGGGGTTCGAAATCGTGAATCACTTCACCTATGCCATCGTCAGCGACGGCGATTTGATGGAAGGCGTGGCTGCTGAAGCTGCCTCGCTGGCGGGCCACCTGCGTTTGGGCAAACTCATCTATCTTTACGATGACAACCGCATCTCCATCGAAGGCAGCACCGACCTCGCCTTCACCGAGGATCGCGCCCTGCGCTTTGCCGCCTACGGCTGGCACGTGCAGACCTTGAAGGACGGCAATGATTTGCCCGCCATCGAAAAAGCCCTGACCGAGGCGCGCGCTCACACCGACCAGCCCTCACTGATCGTCGTGCGCACGCACATCGGCTATGGCAGCCCCAACAAGCAGGACACGGCGGCCGTGCACGGCGAGCCGTTGGGCAAGGAGGAAGTGGTGCTCACCAAGCGCGCTTATGGCTGGCCTGAAAACGAGCCGTTCTATTTGCCCGAGGCCGCAGTGCAGCACTTTCGCGCGGCGCTGGCGCGCGGCCGGGAAGCTGAAAATGCCTGGCAGCAAAAATTCGCAGAGTATGAAAAGGCTTTCCCCGAGTTGGCGGCGCGCTTCCAACGCGTGCTGGCCGGCGAGTTGCCTGCCGGCTGGGACCAAGACTTTCCGGTTTTTCCCGTGGACGCCAAAGGCATGGCCACACGGGTCGCCAGCGGCAAAGTGTTGAACACCCTCGCCAGCCGCCTGCCGGAATTGATTGGCGGCTCGGCCGATCTCGCGCCCAGCACCAAAACCTTGATCAGTCAGGAGAAGGATTTTGGCCCGGCGCACCGCCTCGGCCGCAATCTGCGCTTCGGCGTGCGCGAGCATGCCATGGGCAGTGTGTGCAACGGCATTGCCCTGCACGGCGGCTTGCGGCCGTACGCCAGCACCTTTCTGGTCTTCTCTGATTACATGCGCCCCGCTATTCGCCTGGCGGCCCTCACCGAGCTGCCGGTGATTTATGTTTTCACCCACGACAGCATCGGCCTCGGCGAAGACGGCCCCACGCATCAACCTGTCGAACATTTTGCCGCGTTGCGCGCCATTCCGAAATTGATCTTCCTGCGGCCCGGCGACGCCAATGAGACCGCTGAGGCCTGGCGTTTCGCGATTCAGCATCGCGAAGGCCCGGTCGCGCTTGCGCTCACCCGGCAGGACGTGCCCACGCTTGACCGCTCGCGCTGTTCCGCCGCTGCCGGCTTGCAGCGCGGGGCTTACATTTTGTGGGAATCAAAGATCGGCACGCCCCAGCTCATCTTGATCGCTTCCGGCAGCGAAGTCTGGCCCACCTGGCAGGCGGCGCAACAACTCAATGAGCGCGGGCTGGCGGTGCGTGTGGTCAGCATGCCCTCGTGGGAGTTGTTCGAGGCGCAGCCGCAAACCTATCGTGACGAAGTTTTGCCGCCGGCCGTGCCGGCGCGGCTGGCCGTCGAGAGCGGCATTGCGCTCGGCTGGCACAAGTATGTCGGGCCGCACGGCGCCACGGTCACCATCGACCACCGCTTTGGCGCCTCGGCACCGGTGGCAGAAGTCATGCAAGCCTACGGCTTCACCGCGGAGAACATCGCGGCGCGCGCCCTGGCGCTGCTGGGCTGA